The Corynebacterium tuberculostearicum genome window below encodes:
- the ftsY gene encoding signal recognition particle-docking protein FtsY, whose translation MNSLWLWIGIAIVVIVLIILFVVIGKKRGDAKKVSFDKPAEEEPKQLTQEQKSGNYQAKSGFKFAPAGGAKEAQKAPVQADKPGANKPAPEKHAQSQQAAKAEPNATAIANEQLSGKTSQSKEKSQAQAKPQADKPQSAQPTTDAAANKPVADKPMADKSVAEEPETKPAPQQGKPAKTDKPAEPTKQAQAQAPAEEKKQAAESSADKTDKPQSKGTGAAAAATTAGAAGVAGAAAGASESEESHADRAPEAAGQPEAAPKPEEPAAAEKAKEPEDVVPVENAEVEEESPVFDEVVEDNDAEDIEERVDDREEAEEAAAAAEAQTGAAEAAKEQTEVPTGEPAPAPAPQDDIAPAGGRLGRLRGRLSRSQNAIGQGLMGILSAGDLDEEAWEEVEDTLIMADLGTKSTMKVTDSLREKIAERGVSSEDEARAMLRECLIEAGHPEMDRSIKAMPNEGKPAIVMVVGVNGTGKTTTTGKLARVLVAMGHKVLLGAADTFRAAAADQLETWGRRVGADTVRGKEGADPASVAFDAVATGVEQQVDVVLVDTAGRLHTSTDLMDQLGKVKRVVEKKTDVDEVLLVLDATVGQNGLTQARIFREVVDITGVVLTKLDGTAKGGIVFQVQEELGVPVKLVGLGEGADDLAPFEVEGFVDALLGEK comes from the coding sequence ATGAATTCTTTATGGTTATGGATCGGCATTGCGATCGTCGTCATCGTGCTGATTATTCTTTTCGTAGTAATCGGCAAAAAGCGCGGCGACGCCAAGAAGGTGTCCTTTGATAAGCCTGCTGAGGAAGAACCGAAGCAGCTGACCCAGGAGCAAAAGTCCGGCAACTATCAAGCCAAGTCCGGCTTTAAATTCGCTCCTGCTGGCGGCGCTAAGGAAGCGCAGAAAGCCCCGGTTCAGGCGGACAAACCCGGCGCGAACAAGCCTGCCCCAGAAAAACACGCTCAGTCGCAGCAGGCCGCTAAGGCAGAGCCGAATGCTACCGCCATCGCCAACGAGCAGCTCAGCGGCAAGACCTCACAGTCTAAGGAAAAGTCGCAGGCACAGGCTAAGCCGCAGGCTGATAAGCCACAGTCTGCTCAGCCCACGACTGATGCCGCGGCAAACAAGCCCGTGGCCGACAAGCCTATGGCAGACAAGTCGGTGGCAGAGGAACCAGAAACCAAGCCGGCACCTCAACAGGGGAAGCCGGCGAAGACCGACAAGCCGGCAGAGCCTACTAAGCAGGCCCAGGCCCAAGCGCCAGCGGAGGAGAAGAAGCAAGCGGCAGAATCTTCCGCTGATAAGACAGACAAACCACAGTCTAAGGGAACTGGCGCTGCGGCCGCGGCGACGACTGCTGGCGCGGCAGGCGTAGCGGGTGCGGCAGCTGGGGCGTCGGAAAGCGAAGAATCGCACGCGGACCGTGCCCCGGAAGCAGCTGGACAGCCAGAAGCTGCACCCAAGCCGGAAGAGCCGGCAGCTGCCGAAAAGGCAAAGGAGCCGGAAGACGTTGTCCCCGTGGAAAATGCCGAGGTAGAAGAGGAGTCCCCAGTCTTCGACGAGGTTGTTGAAGACAATGATGCGGAAGACATCGAGGAGCGGGTGGACGACCGCGAGGAAGCCGAAGAAGCCGCAGCTGCTGCCGAGGCACAAACCGGTGCAGCCGAAGCCGCCAAGGAACAGACCGAAGTTCCAACAGGCGAACCTGCCCCAGCACCAGCTCCGCAGGATGATATCGCCCCCGCCGGTGGGCGTCTTGGCCGTTTGCGCGGGCGCCTTTCGCGCTCGCAAAATGCCATCGGCCAAGGGCTCATGGGAATTTTGTCCGCAGGCGATTTGGATGAAGAAGCTTGGGAAGAAGTCGAAGACACGCTCATCATGGCGGATTTGGGCACCAAGTCCACGATGAAGGTGACTGACTCCCTGCGCGAGAAGATTGCAGAGCGCGGAGTTTCCAGCGAGGATGAAGCCCGTGCCATGCTGCGCGAATGCCTGATTGAAGCAGGCCACCCAGAGATGGATCGCTCCATTAAGGCCATGCCGAATGAGGGCAAGCCAGCAATCGTAATGGTCGTCGGTGTCAATGGCACCGGCAAGACCACAACCACCGGCAAGCTTGCTCGCGTGCTAGTAGCCATGGGCCATAAGGTCCTTTTGGGCGCGGCCGATACTTTCCGAGCTGCGGCCGCTGATCAGCTTGAGACGTGGGGCCGTCGAGTTGGCGCCGATACCGTGCGCGGCAAGGAAGGCGCTGACCCAGCATCGGTAGCCTTCGATGCGGTAGCAACCGGCGTGGAACAGCAAGTAGATGTGGTTTTGGTCGACACCGCAGGCCGCCTCCATACCTCCACGGACTTGATGGACCAGCTAGGCAAGGTCAAGCGCGTGGTAGAAAAGAAGACCGATGTGGACGAGGTCCTGCTGGTATTGGATGCCACGGTGGGGCAGAATGGCCTTACGCAGGCACGAATCTTCCGCGAGGTAGTAGATATCACCGGTGTGGTTCTCACCAAGCTGGACGGCACCGCTAAGGGCGGAATCGTCTTCCAGGTACAAGAAGAATTGGGTGTTCCAGTCAAGCTTGTGGGCTTGGGCGAAGGTGCCGATGATCTCGCGCCATTCGAAGTCGAAGGCTTCGTCGACGCTTTGTTGGGTGAGAAGTAG
- the smc gene encoding chromosome segregation protein SMC, with amino-acid sequence MHLKSLTLKGFKSFASATSLKFEPGICAVVGPNGSGKSNVVDALAWVMGEGSAKTLRGGKMQDVIFAGAGDRKALGRAEVTLTIDNADGALPIEYSEVSVTRRMFRDGASEYEINGSKARLMDIQELLSDSGIGREMHIIVGQGKLSEILESRPEDRRSYIEEAAGVLKHRRRKEKAQRKLTGMQANLDRLQDLTDELGKQLKPLARQAEAAQRAATVQADLRDARLRLAGDRVVRLRSKFQEAERAAEVLAEQVEEVTAQLEEATGSQLEVEAQLEEVNPQAEAAQKLWFDLSTLSERISATQRIAEERAANAGAQVAYSGQDPDDLEARAARADEEHAELLAAAEEAAERLEAIREEVAERREAFEAAEREHMAQLRAIADRREGVVRLIAAEEKAAGQVTSAEEELARQEETLTSTKQRTQAAQAEADEVADKLQSLAGEREPLEEAHVRAASESGAADKRLEQLRDEQRERERAVYTLRSRIDTLAQTAPEKIEVGEHFQPLAEFITTKYETAVAAALGAFAEAQAGEISAQLIADLEKGTRSALIDVSVAAPSSSWRVDATLPAGTSWLLDHIAVVPEVSAALHRLLADVVLVSDVAEAKKLVAEDPRLRAVTESGVVLGEGWVEVGTGASSTVEVSARIAEAEEQLESATQELEELSGTLEGAKIAAEDARVTAASAKAALREHDTEVDAWKRDHQRLLKQYEANKNEHEKAAARATEIEVKLTEARTQLADARDRLARVDADEQPDEPSSAERDEASAALEQVKSMEMEAQVAARSAQDHVGQVAGKGEALRRQAQHERQAKARHEQAMARRKAQGELAGAVAKHSRDLAARAAQLLERATSERDDYFAQRTSLNSQLQQVKQHVSAARQQLDRLSNRAHDSEIARSQAQVRVDEAEAKIVEQLGIAISDLLQDYTPGEDFDRGAENARLKQAEKDLNSLGKVNPLALEEYKALEERYSFLSTQLEDVIQARKDLAGVIEDVDAQILQLFTDAWHDVEAEFPKVFQTLFPGGEGRLILTEPEDMLTTGIEVEARPPGKKVKRLSLLSGGEKSLTALAMLVAIFRARPSPFYVMDEVEAALDDVNLRRLIALFEELRKDSQLIVITHQKPTMDVANVLYGVTMRGDGVTRVISQRMNPAGSAPGTEQASEDATRLGVDAPRGDEAGK; translated from the coding sequence CTTCGCCGGCGCCGGCGACCGCAAGGCTTTGGGGCGCGCCGAGGTCACCCTCACTATCGATAATGCGGACGGTGCGCTGCCAATCGAATACTCGGAAGTGTCGGTCACCCGCCGCATGTTCCGCGATGGCGCCAGCGAATACGAAATCAATGGCTCCAAAGCGCGCCTGATGGATATTCAGGAGCTGCTATCTGATTCCGGTATTGGCCGCGAGATGCACATCATCGTTGGCCAAGGCAAGCTTTCTGAGATCCTAGAATCGCGGCCTGAGGATCGGCGCTCGTATATCGAAGAAGCCGCGGGTGTACTCAAGCACCGCCGCCGCAAGGAAAAAGCGCAGCGCAAGCTCACCGGCATGCAGGCCAATTTGGATCGCTTGCAGGACCTTACTGATGAGTTGGGAAAGCAGCTCAAGCCTTTGGCCCGCCAGGCTGAGGCCGCGCAGCGCGCCGCCACTGTGCAGGCTGATCTGCGCGACGCCCGCCTGCGGCTGGCAGGAGATAGGGTGGTGCGCCTGCGCAGCAAGTTTCAGGAGGCCGAGCGCGCGGCAGAGGTCTTAGCCGAGCAGGTAGAAGAAGTTACCGCGCAGCTGGAAGAAGCAACAGGTTCGCAGCTAGAAGTGGAAGCCCAGCTAGAGGAGGTAAACCCCCAGGCGGAGGCGGCTCAAAAACTGTGGTTCGACCTGTCCACGCTATCCGAGCGCATTTCCGCGACCCAGCGCATCGCGGAGGAACGAGCGGCCAATGCCGGCGCACAGGTGGCCTATTCTGGCCAGGATCCGGATGACCTAGAGGCACGGGCTGCCCGCGCGGACGAAGAACATGCAGAGCTTCTCGCCGCAGCGGAGGAGGCTGCGGAACGCCTGGAGGCTATCCGCGAAGAGGTAGCAGAGCGCCGTGAGGCATTCGAGGCCGCGGAGCGCGAACACATGGCGCAGCTGCGTGCCATTGCGGATAGGCGCGAGGGCGTCGTCCGCCTCATTGCCGCAGAGGAAAAGGCGGCAGGCCAGGTTACTTCGGCCGAAGAGGAGCTGGCGCGCCAAGAGGAGACCCTGACTTCTACCAAGCAGCGCACCCAAGCCGCCCAGGCGGAAGCCGATGAGGTGGCGGATAAGCTGCAGTCTTTGGCCGGCGAGCGTGAGCCGCTTGAGGAAGCCCATGTGCGGGCGGCCAGTGAATCGGGTGCGGCCGATAAGCGTTTGGAGCAGCTTCGCGACGAGCAGCGCGAGCGTGAGCGCGCTGTCTATACCCTGCGTTCCCGCATCGATACCTTGGCTCAGACTGCGCCGGAAAAGATTGAGGTAGGCGAGCATTTCCAACCGTTGGCGGAGTTCATTACCACCAAGTACGAGACCGCGGTAGCTGCCGCGTTGGGTGCTTTTGCAGAGGCCCAGGCCGGCGAGATTTCTGCCCAGCTGATTGCAGACTTGGAAAAGGGCACGCGCTCCGCGCTTATCGACGTCTCCGTGGCCGCCCCCTCCTCTTCCTGGCGCGTGGATGCGACTTTGCCCGCAGGCACCTCGTGGTTGCTCGACCATATTGCGGTGGTCCCCGAGGTATCCGCTGCGCTGCACCGCCTCCTTGCGGATGTCGTGCTCGTCTCCGATGTCGCGGAGGCGAAAAAGCTGGTGGCAGAGGATCCGCGCCTGCGTGCCGTCACCGAATCCGGCGTGGTGCTGGGTGAAGGTTGGGTAGAAGTGGGCACTGGTGCCTCATCCACGGTCGAGGTTTCCGCCCGCATCGCGGAGGCAGAGGAGCAGCTGGAATCCGCCACGCAGGAGCTGGAAGAACTATCCGGCACGCTCGAGGGCGCGAAGATCGCGGCGGAGGATGCCCGCGTGACTGCAGCCTCGGCGAAGGCTGCCTTGCGCGAGCACGATACCGAAGTTGATGCGTGGAAGCGCGATCACCAGCGTCTGCTCAAGCAGTACGAGGCCAATAAGAACGAGCACGAGAAGGCCGCGGCGCGCGCGACCGAGATCGAGGTCAAGCTGACCGAGGCCCGCACGCAGCTTGCCGACGCCCGCGATAGGCTCGCCCGCGTCGATGCGGACGAGCAACCCGACGAGCCTTCTTCGGCAGAGCGCGACGAGGCCTCTGCAGCACTAGAGCAGGTCAAGTCCATGGAAATGGAGGCGCAGGTGGCAGCCCGCTCGGCCCAAGACCACGTGGGTCAGGTAGCGGGGAAGGGGGAGGCATTGCGTCGCCAAGCGCAGCATGAACGCCAAGCCAAGGCCCGCCATGAGCAAGCCATGGCGCGGCGCAAAGCCCAGGGAGAATTGGCCGGTGCGGTAGCCAAGCATTCCCGCGATCTGGCCGCCCGCGCCGCGCAGCTGCTTGAGCGCGCGACCTCTGAGCGCGATGACTACTTTGCGCAGCGCACCTCCCTAAACTCACAGCTGCAGCAGGTCAAGCAACACGTATCGGCCGCGCGGCAGCAGCTGGACCGGCTGAGCAACCGCGCCCATGACTCCGAAATTGCTCGCTCCCAGGCGCAGGTGCGTGTAGACGAAGCAGAGGCCAAGATTGTGGAACAGCTGGGCATTGCGATTTCGGATCTCTTGCAGGACTACACTCCAGGCGAAGATTTCGACCGCGGGGCGGAAAATGCGCGCTTGAAGCAAGCAGAAAAGGACCTCAATTCACTAGGCAAGGTCAATCCGCTCGCGCTGGAAGAATACAAGGCTTTGGAAGAGCGCTATTCCTTCCTTTCTACTCAGTTGGAGGATGTCATCCAGGCCCGCAAGGATCTGGCGGGCGTTATCGAGGATGTAGACGCGCAGATTTTGCAGCTTTTTACCGATGCGTGGCACGACGTCGAAGCGGAGTTTCCAAAGGTTTTCCAGACCCTTTTCCCCGGTGGAGAGGGGCGCCTTATCCTCACCGAGCCGGAGGACATGCTCACCACCGGCATCGAGGTGGAAGCGCGCCCACCGGGCAAGAAAGTCAAGCGCCTGTCCTTGCTATCTGGTGGCGAGAAGTCACTTACTGCGCTTGCGATGCTGGTAGCCATCTTCCGCGCCCGCCCCAGCCCGTTCTATGTCATGGACGAGGTTGAGGCAGCGCTTGATGACGTCAACCTGCGCCGCCTCATTGCCCTCTTTGAGGAGCTGCGTAAAGACTCGCAGCTAATCGTGATTACGCACCAAAAGCCGACGATGGATGTCGCCAACGTCCTCTATGGCGTAACCATGCGCGGCGATGGTGTTACTCGCGTGATTTCGCAGCGCATGAATCCCGCAGGCAGCGCCCCTGGAACGGAGCAAGCCAGCGAGGATGCCACTCGCTTGGGTGTAGATGCTCCCCGGGGTGACGAGGCGGGGAAGTAA